Proteins found in one Exiguobacterium sp. 9-2 genomic segment:
- a CDS encoding GGDEF domain-containing protein, giving the protein MRYYQHVARASWIVFGLVALTLLVIGIVHPPTFHPSISIINTLYLFGLVLLFQFDNVRRGGIYYTFQEGIILFLFLNYGLTYALILSQIGILVFQFMSHRKAIRWKRFVYLYPINALFDLVYISLPAFAYYALGGPIGSNFTYTKALLPFIGFLITVFLVSYFQCLFVNRFLYLKYDWRRLVKLQSLVYGISMLSALLGIWFYDESPLVAATVSALILFLFKRLLQERGDFLEANDNAKRFDDAKEHLLISRFERETIDSLLLDLPHLLPFSEGWISIQQQRKQVIYNIRTKQPIDVLPLFHSLSADDLHTPIIYGLRCDWGNDIQIGLPVDRHSMLAIPSITSGEVDVSIILFHQVADAYDVTNADELSRLLRTFCRVLERSRETVQLYTESRTDALTELPNSRAFYEHGRQEFAADSYPLSVILFDIDHFKRVNDTYGHKVGDLVLRELGRRIQTIQLQHDDVFAARYGGEEFVLLLRNGSQEAAIQIAETVRHTVMDRPFLVDGHRLSLTVSLGIDTVDERYQRTFEESLRQADHALYVGGKHNGRNCTAHYANL; this is encoded by the coding sequence ATGCGCTACTACCAACATGTAGCCCGGGCGAGCTGGATCGTCTTCGGTCTCGTCGCTTTGACATTATTAGTGATCGGCATCGTTCATCCACCAACCTTCCATCCTTCCATCTCCATCATCAACACCCTTTATTTGTTTGGACTCGTTCTCCTGTTTCAGTTCGATAATGTCCGTCGTGGTGGCATTTACTATACATTCCAAGAAGGCATCATCTTATTTTTATTCCTCAATTACGGTTTGACGTACGCTTTGATTTTAAGCCAAATCGGTATTCTCGTCTTTCAATTCATGTCTCACCGAAAAGCGATTCGCTGGAAACGTTTCGTTTATCTCTACCCAATCAACGCCTTGTTCGATTTAGTCTACATCTCGCTTCCGGCCTTTGCGTATTATGCGCTCGGCGGACCAATCGGCTCAAACTTTACGTATACGAAAGCCTTACTCCCTTTCATCGGCTTTTTGATCACTGTCTTCCTTGTCTCTTACTTCCAATGTCTGTTCGTCAATCGCTTCCTCTACTTGAAATACGATTGGCGACGTCTCGTGAAGTTGCAGTCCCTCGTTTATGGAATCAGCATGTTAAGTGCTCTACTTGGAATCTGGTTCTACGATGAAAGTCCGCTCGTCGCGGCTACAGTATCCGCCTTGATTCTCTTCTTGTTCAAACGTCTGTTGCAAGAACGTGGTGACTTCCTTGAAGCAAACGATAATGCCAAACGATTTGATGATGCGAAGGAACACTTGTTGATTTCCCGCTTCGAGCGCGAGACGATCGATTCGTTACTCCTCGATTTACCACATCTGTTGCCGTTTTCTGAAGGTTGGATCTCAATTCAACAACAGCGGAAACAAGTCATCTATAACATTCGGACGAAACAACCAATCGACGTGTTACCACTGTTTCATTCCTTGTCAGCTGACGATTTGCATACCCCAATCATCTATGGTCTGCGTTGCGACTGGGGAAACGATATTCAAATCGGATTGCCTGTCGATCGTCACTCGATGCTAGCGATTCCTTCGATTACGAGCGGAGAGGTCGATGTTTCGATCATCCTGTTCCATCAAGTCGCAGACGCCTATGATGTGACAAATGCTGACGAATTATCTCGTTTGCTTCGTACCTTTTGTCGCGTCTTAGAACGCTCACGTGAAACGGTCCAACTCTATACGGAAAGTCGGACCGATGCTTTGACCGAATTACCGAATAGCCGTGCTTTTTATGAACACGGTCGGCAGGAATTTGCCGCTGACTCCTACCCGCTCTCCGTAATTCTGTTCGATATCGATCATTTCAAACGTGTCAATGATACGTACGGTCATAAAGTAGGTGATCTCGTCCTTCGTGAACTCGGTCGACGCATCCAGACGATCCAATTGCAACATGATGATGTCTTTGCTGCTCGTTATGGTGGGGAGGAATTCGTGCTTCTGTTGCGAAATGGTAGTCAAGAGGCTGCTATTCAGATTGCCGAGACGGTCCGCCATACGGTCATGGATCGTCCCTTCCTCGTCGATGGTCACCGACTGTCCTTAACCGTCAGCCTCGGAATTGATACAGTGGATGAAAGATATCAACGGACGTTCGAAGAATCGTTACGTCAAGCCGACCATGCACTCTATGTCGGCGGAAAACACAACGGACGCAATTGTACCGCGCATTATGCAAACCTTTGA
- a CDS encoding alpha/beta hydrolase — MSITEIEMTLPTSQAHRTIRIHRPPHLDPSEALPVIYMHDGQNVFSGETASFGKGWEIHLALQQTQIPAMVVAIDSPEDGMDRYDDYAPWSDEALLMRSAYPSHRTSIGGNGKVYMDWIIRELKPYIDANYATRPDDTTMIGSSMGGVISLYGLFAYPEVITRVAALSTAGWANFSSLLEFIERSPSLSATHRCYMDVGTKEVSGPMTETDYLHTNDVLARAIEQKLTQSRYTIIPEAIHHETAWAKRLPDILRYLFPSS, encoded by the coding sequence TTGTCGATTACGGAAATTGAAATGACGCTACCGACATCACAAGCCCACCGGACGATTCGAATTCATCGTCCGCCCCATTTGGATCCTTCTGAAGCATTACCAGTAATTTATATGCACGATGGACAAAACGTCTTTAGTGGAGAAACCGCCTCGTTCGGAAAAGGCTGGGAGATTCATCTTGCACTACAACAGACACAGATTCCGGCAATGGTCGTCGCGATTGACAGTCCAGAAGATGGAATGGATCGGTACGATGACTATGCTCCTTGGAGCGACGAAGCCTTATTGATGCGGAGCGCCTATCCTTCGCATCGGACGTCAATTGGTGGCAACGGTAAGGTCTATATGGACTGGATCATCCGCGAGTTAAAACCATACATTGATGCCAACTATGCGACACGCCCTGATGATACGACAATGATCGGCAGTTCGATGGGTGGCGTCATCTCGCTATATGGATTATTCGCGTATCCGGAAGTCATCACGCGCGTCGCTGCCTTATCGACTGCCGGATGGGCAAACTTCTCCTCACTCCTTGAATTCATAGAGCGAAGCCCGTCTCTGTCTGCAACGCATCGCTGTTATATGGACGTCGGCACAAAAGAAGTGAGTGGTCCGATGACCGAGACGGATTATTTACACACGAATGATGTCTTAGCGCGAGCGATTGAACAGAAACTCACTCAAAGTCGCTATACGATCATTCCGGAAGCAATCCATCATGAAACGGCCTGGGCCAAACGTTTGCCAGATATTTTACGTTACTTGTTCCCGTCCTCTTGA
- the trhO gene encoding oxygen-dependent tRNA uridine(34) hydroxylase TrhO: MKPYRVLLFYKYVPIENAEQLTKEHLAYCKELGIKGRILIAPEGINGTLSGTVEQTEQYMKDLTADPRFADIEFKIDEVEEHAFKKTFVRYKKELVTWRFEDEFNVPEEHAAYLEPAEWKEMMKQDDVVILDVRNNYEYDLGHFKNAVKVDVDASREFPEWLDENEHLFEGKKVLTYCTGGVRCEKFTAYFRKRQQSDDIFHLKGGVVMYGKDEQTQGEDWEGELYVFDERVQVPVNAVNPSVVSECYYCGKPETRYVNCANPECNRQHFCCEECEPKVMRSCSDECREHPRNRYEKEQQEELV, translated from the coding sequence ATGAAACCTTATCGCGTACTATTATTTTATAAGTATGTTCCAATTGAAAATGCGGAACAGCTAACGAAAGAGCATCTTGCTTACTGTAAAGAGCTCGGTATCAAAGGTCGGATTTTGATTGCACCAGAAGGAATCAACGGCACACTCTCTGGAACGGTCGAACAAACGGAACAATACATGAAGGACTTGACGGCGGATCCACGATTCGCTGACATCGAATTCAAAATTGATGAAGTTGAAGAGCATGCCTTCAAAAAGACGTTCGTCCGTTACAAAAAAGAACTCGTCACATGGCGTTTTGAGGACGAATTCAACGTACCAGAAGAACACGCTGCGTATCTTGAACCAGCAGAGTGGAAAGAAATGATGAAACAAGATGACGTCGTCATTCTCGATGTACGCAACAACTACGAATACGACCTCGGACACTTCAAGAATGCCGTAAAAGTCGATGTCGATGCTTCACGGGAATTCCCTGAATGGCTAGACGAGAACGAGCATTTGTTTGAAGGGAAAAAGGTTCTCACATACTGTACGGGTGGCGTTCGTTGTGAGAAATTCACGGCGTACTTCCGTAAACGGCAACAGAGTGATGATATCTTCCACCTGAAAGGCGGAGTCGTCATGTATGGAAAAGATGAACAGACACAAGGAGAAGACTGGGAAGGTGAACTATACGTCTTTGATGAGCGTGTACAAGTTCCTGTCAATGCCGTCAATCCGTCTGTCGTCTCAGAATGTTACTACTGCGGAAAACCGGAGACGCGCTATGTTAATTGTGCAAACCCGGAATGTAATCGACAGCACTTCTGCTGTGAAGAATGCGAACCAAAAGTCATGCGTTCGTGTTCCGATGAATGCCGGGAGCATCCGCGCAACCGTTATGAAAAAGAGCAACAAGAAGAATTAGTATAA
- a CDS encoding TVP38/TMEM64 family protein — MLHTLRDWIEQMIFFLQDLPGGAATGLIAPFLESLFPFLPLVLIISANAATYGFGMGVLVSWVGSMLGSLVVFACIRYLFRRPVTRWLEKHHAAQQWIERVRHMSPISLGFFFSLPFMPAFIITSISAMIQLSLRTYLIAAGAGRLIVVIIFSLIGKEWSTFLERPMRLVLLFLILLAIWGVSRGTEEWLKRRALSKRADHLREIEDKIERPSEK; from the coding sequence ATGCTCCATACACTTCGTGACTGGATCGAGCAGATGATTTTCTTTCTCCAAGACTTACCTGGAGGAGCTGCCACCGGTTTGATTGCCCCGTTTCTTGAGTCTCTATTTCCTTTCCTACCACTCGTCCTGATCATTTCCGCGAATGCGGCAACTTATGGTTTTGGTATGGGTGTTCTCGTATCATGGGTCGGGAGCATGCTTGGATCACTCGTCGTCTTCGCTTGTATTCGATATCTATTTCGTCGTCCGGTCACGCGTTGGCTTGAAAAACACCATGCCGCGCAACAGTGGATTGAACGTGTTCGTCACATGAGTCCCATCTCACTCGGATTCTTTTTTTCGCTTCCATTCATGCCTGCGTTCATCATCACGTCCATTTCTGCCATGATTCAACTATCGCTGCGGACGTATTTGATCGCTGCTGGTGCCGGGCGTCTGATCGTCGTCATCATCTTCTCGCTAATCGGAAAGGAATGGTCCACGTTCCTCGAACGTCCGATGCGTCTTGTCCTTCTATTTTTGATTTTACTCGCCATCTGGGGAGTTAGTCGCGGGACGGAAGAATGGTTGAAGCGTCGTGCCCTTTCAAAACGTGCGGATCATTTACGAGAAATCGAAGATAAGATCGAACGTCCATCTGAAAAATGA
- a CDS encoding DUF485 domain-containing protein: MHQVSEVQKNEATQSAPAIVESATFQQLMRQKNGFILPAISFCLIFYFALPILTSYFTILNEPVFGDITGAWVFAFAQFIMTWTFCMMYSKKARAFDRLVEQIKEESK; this comes from the coding sequence ATGCATCAAGTGTCCGAAGTTCAAAAAAATGAAGCGACTCAATCTGCTCCAGCCATCGTCGAGAGTGCTACCTTTCAACAATTGATGCGCCAAAAGAACGGCTTCATTCTTCCAGCTATTAGTTTTTGCCTTATTTTTTATTTTGCGCTTCCGATTTTGACAAGTTACTTCACGATTTTGAATGAGCCAGTATTCGGTGATATTACAGGAGCTTGGGTATTCGCATTTGCCCAGTTCATCATGACGTGGACGTTCTGCATGATGTATAGCAAAAAAGCACGTGCCTTTGATCGACTCGTCGAACAGATCAAGGAGGAGTCGAAATGA
- a CDS encoding solute symporter family protein has protein sequence MNYTAVALFAAIVGLTLVITYFAARKTKTANDFYTADGGLTGAQNGMAIAGDYMSAASFLGIAGMIALAGFDGFFYSIGFLVAYLVVLYLVAEPLRNLGKYTMADMIAARFNASKVRGVAAMNSIAISIFYMIAQLVGAGALIELLLGIPYTTSVIIVGILMTVYVVFGGMTATSWVQIIKAILLMAGTAVISFMVFAKFDFSIFKMFSEVKQATPLGNSFLNPGNKFKLPLDTISLNLALVLGTAGLPHILIRFFTVKDAPTARKSVVYATWIIGVFYILTIFLGFGAAAFVGSEDIIAANAAGNMAAPLLAKALGGDLLFAFVAAVAFATILAVVAGLVLSAASAFAHDFYSHILRKGQATEKEQMTAARLASIAVALISMVLALFAQSMNVAFLVSLAFAVAASANLPVILLTIFWRRFNTGGAVTGMVVGLFSSLILVALSPNLWAVDGSALFVGEALFPLTNPGIVSIPLGFLGAIVGTLLTKSNEVAGNFERILVKANTGIDAATEVAASKE, from the coding sequence ATGAATTATACTGCCGTTGCCTTATTCGCAGCGATCGTCGGTTTGACGCTCGTCATTACATACTTTGCTGCCCGTAAAACAAAAACAGCTAACGACTTTTATACAGCGGACGGCGGACTCACTGGTGCACAAAACGGGATGGCGATTGCCGGCGACTATATGTCCGCCGCCTCGTTCCTCGGAATTGCCGGGATGATCGCTTTAGCCGGATTCGACGGATTCTTTTACTCGATCGGCTTCCTCGTTGCTTATCTTGTTGTCTTGTACCTCGTTGCCGAACCACTTCGGAACCTCGGAAAATACACGATGGCTGATATGATTGCCGCTCGTTTTAACGCCTCAAAAGTTCGTGGAGTCGCTGCCATGAACTCGATCGCGATCTCGATTTTTTACATGATCGCGCAACTCGTCGGTGCAGGTGCCTTGATTGAATTGTTGTTAGGAATTCCTTATACGACGAGTGTCATCATCGTCGGTATCTTAATGACGGTCTACGTCGTTTTCGGTGGTATGACTGCGACTTCGTGGGTTCAAATCATCAAAGCGATTCTCTTGATGGCAGGAACAGCCGTCATCTCGTTCATGGTCTTCGCGAAGTTCGATTTCTCGATCTTCAAGATGTTTTCAGAAGTGAAACAAGCCACGCCGCTCGGGAATTCATTCTTGAATCCTGGAAACAAATTTAAGTTACCACTCGATACGATTTCGCTCAATCTCGCGCTCGTTCTTGGAACAGCTGGATTACCACATATCTTAATTCGTTTCTTTACTGTTAAGGATGCTCCGACAGCTCGTAAATCCGTCGTGTACGCGACATGGATCATTGGTGTCTTTTATATCTTGACGATTTTCCTCGGCTTTGGTGCTGCTGCTTTCGTTGGTTCTGAAGATATCATCGCTGCTAATGCTGCTGGTAACATGGCTGCGCCACTTCTCGCTAAAGCACTTGGTGGCGATTTACTCTTTGCCTTCGTCGCTGCGGTCGCTTTTGCGACAATCCTCGCTGTTGTTGCAGGACTCGTCTTATCCGCTGCGTCTGCCTTTGCTCATGATTTTTATAGTCATATTCTACGCAAAGGGCAAGCAACGGAAAAAGAACAGATGACGGCAGCACGACTTGCTTCCATCGCTGTCGCCTTGATTTCGATGGTACTGGCATTGTTCGCACAATCGATGAACGTCGCGTTCCTCGTATCGCTTGCCTTCGCTGTCGCGGCAAGTGCCAACTTGCCAGTCATTCTCTTGACGATCTTCTGGCGCCGTTTCAATACTGGCGGAGCTGTCACAGGTATGGTCGTCGGGTTATTCTCTTCACTGATTCTCGTCGCACTCAGTCCAAACCTTTGGGCAGTCGACGGTTCAGCCTTGTTCGTCGGGGAAGCCCTCTTCCCGCTGACGAATCCAGGAATCGTCTCCATCCCGCTTGGTTTCCTCGGAGCTATCGTCGGGACATTGTTGACGAAATCGAACGAGGTTGCCGGTAACTTCGAACGTATCTTAGTCAAGGCCAATACCGGTATCGATGCAGCAACGGAAGTCGCCGCGTCAAAAGAATAA
- a CDS encoding sulfite exporter TauE/SafE family protein, with protein sequence MDLAFYYFLILGFFIGIISGFFGIGGGIILTPLLLILGYAPSVAIATSLMLTLGSTVSGTISHLRLKNVVWRDSLVVGGVGIIGSTIATPLVLRLEAVNGAHLVISIVYIGLLLYFANKFLRPKSTTGEQTGWKNRYLALAFTGLFAGFISSLLGVSGGFIITPLLVGIVGYELKRAVGTSIASALLIVLSGLVNYTVASTNIDILVGIMLIVGALLGAPIGAKQLTHFESPFVKKYLGIFYLTVAISVLLEVIGWNVASLSVLVALSLIFLLTLLIYSRRRTNG encoded by the coding sequence ATGGATCTCGCTTTTTATTATTTCTTAATCCTCGGATTTTTCATTGGAATCATTTCCGGATTTTTCGGAATCGGTGGCGGTATCATCTTGACGCCTCTGTTACTCATTTTAGGATATGCTCCAAGTGTCGCGATCGCGACGAGTCTTATGCTGACACTTGGATCTACCGTTTCAGGAACGATCTCTCACTTACGTCTTAAAAATGTCGTCTGGCGCGATAGTCTCGTCGTCGGTGGCGTCGGAATTATCGGTTCGACGATCGCGACACCACTCGTTCTTCGTCTAGAGGCAGTCAATGGTGCTCATCTCGTCATCTCAATCGTTTATATCGGTCTCTTACTCTACTTCGCGAATAAATTTTTACGTCCGAAATCAACGACGGGTGAACAGACGGGGTGGAAAAATCGATATCTCGCTCTTGCCTTCACTGGTTTGTTCGCCGGATTCATTTCTTCATTACTTGGTGTCAGCGGTGGCTTCATCATCACCCCGTTACTCGTCGGGATCGTTGGCTATGAGTTGAAACGTGCGGTCGGAACGAGTATTGCTTCCGCGTTGCTGATTGTCCTATCGGGACTTGTCAATTACACGGTCGCAAGTACGAACATCGATATCCTGGTCGGAATCATGCTGATCGTCGGTGCCTTGCTCGGAGCACCGATTGGCGCGAAGCAATTGACGCACTTCGAAAGCCCATTCGTCAAAAAGTACCTCGGTATCTTCTATTTGACGGTTGCGATCAGTGTTTTACTCGAGGTCATCGGCTGGAACGTCGCTTCACTCTCTGTCCTCGTTGCGCTGAGTTTGATTTTCTTACTGACACTCCTCATCTACAGTCGTCGTCGGACGAATGGATGA
- a CDS encoding alanine/glycine:cation symporter family protein, translating into MDVLRLISAWVWGIPSMVLLVGTGVYFTIRLRGLQFRRLKQAFQLSVQKSGQGEGEISSFQMLMTSLAATIGNGNIAGIAVALTMGGPGAVFWMWIIGLIGMATKYAESLLAILFRSRNERGEAVSGPMYYIEKGLGAKFKFLAILFAAFGLIASFGVGNTVQANAMATVLEQSFHVPLLLFGILLALAVYVSIRGGLERVSAISTIFVPIMSLLYIGAACVLLILKADQILPAFGLIFEYALQPLAPAGAFTGVSIMMAMQVGVARGIFTNEAGLGTAALIAGSAKSERPVEQGLISMTSTFIVTLIVCTMTALVLLTTGFWDPSGGLHSGMTHDANLSGAALTATAFASVLGSFGEWTVAFSVFFFGYSTIIGWYVYGEKCLEYLSGTTRFNEGYRVFFALAACYGAVAQLEPLWLVADIANGLMMIPNLIGMLFLSHLVIEQTRNYERTGHKRVA; encoded by the coding sequence ATGGATGTGTTACGTCTGATATCTGCTTGGGTCTGGGGAATTCCAAGCATGGTGTTGTTAGTAGGAACGGGAGTGTACTTTACGATTCGTTTACGTGGTCTTCAGTTTCGTCGCTTGAAACAAGCGTTTCAATTGTCTGTTCAAAAATCAGGACAGGGTGAAGGGGAAATTAGTAGCTTTCAGATGTTAATGACGTCTCTTGCAGCGACGATCGGGAACGGAAACATCGCGGGAATCGCGGTCGCCTTGACGATGGGCGGACCGGGTGCAGTCTTTTGGATGTGGATCATCGGTTTGATCGGAATGGCGACGAAATATGCGGAAAGTCTTCTTGCGATTCTTTTTAGAAGTCGAAATGAACGCGGCGAAGCTGTCAGTGGACCGATGTATTATATCGAAAAGGGACTAGGTGCAAAATTTAAATTCCTCGCCATCTTGTTTGCGGCATTTGGTTTGATTGCATCATTTGGTGTCGGGAACACCGTGCAAGCGAATGCGATGGCAACGGTGCTTGAGCAATCGTTTCATGTACCGCTTCTACTCTTCGGCATTCTGCTCGCGCTGGCAGTCTATGTATCGATTCGTGGTGGACTTGAACGCGTCAGTGCGATCTCGACGATCTTTGTTCCGATCATGAGCTTACTTTATATCGGTGCCGCTTGTGTCCTTTTAATATTGAAGGCGGATCAGATTCTACCAGCCTTTGGTTTAATCTTTGAGTACGCCCTCCAGCCGCTTGCGCCTGCAGGAGCCTTCACCGGTGTATCGATCATGATGGCGATGCAAGTCGGTGTAGCACGTGGTATTTTCACGAACGAAGCAGGACTTGGGACAGCAGCATTGATTGCCGGATCTGCGAAAAGTGAGCGTCCGGTCGAACAAGGATTGATTTCGATGACGAGTACCTTCATCGTGACCTTGATCGTTTGTACGATGACGGCACTCGTCCTTCTGACGACAGGCTTTTGGGATCCGTCAGGCGGACTACATTCAGGTATGACGCATGATGCGAATCTTTCCGGGGCAGCACTGACAGCAACCGCCTTTGCGAGCGTCCTTGGATCATTTGGAGAATGGACTGTCGCATTCTCCGTCTTCTTCTTCGGTTATTCGACGATCATCGGTTGGTATGTCTATGGAGAGAAGTGCTTGGAGTACTTGAGCGGTACGACACGTTTCAACGAAGGATACCGTGTATTCTTTGCACTCGCAGCCTGTTATGGTGCCGTCGCGCAATTAGAACCGTTGTGGCTCGTCGCAGATATCGCAAATGGATTGATGATGATTCCGAACTTGATCGGGATGCTGTTCTTGTCGCACTTGGTCATTGAACAAACGAGGAATTACGAACGGACGGGTCATAAACGAGTCGCTTAA
- a CDS encoding PucR family transcriptional regulator codes for MLEASYHSLDDLAEAIGIALNAPITIEDRNHRLLAYSTHTADTDPARVATIIGRRVPESVIDQLWKDEVIQSLATQDDPLIISARTDVGLNDRVAIAIKQDSEILGYIWSIARSTPFTPSELADLKKGALLAQRQLLAIDMQKKRKEEQTEQFFFELLHEELSESEILKMFSKLHVAPPGISRLTVIRFSEAITPRLADRLRYLLTIQQTVRPLLYAYDETDFILWISTNDRDAEQERLQFDAFIQSFRQLLAERFDYTDFVAASSEVFTGVQALPERYEEAGIVLRLKDAFPFELKNVTRYERLGLFQLLPIFSERLRRRTVRLEEIERLRAYDVKHASSLCETLEWFLHYDGNVKQVASHLHVHPNTILYRMRRIEEEAGIRMESLPERSLLYLYLKADRYPL; via the coding sequence ATGTTAGAAGCTTCATACCATTCGTTAGACGATTTAGCGGAAGCGATCGGTATCGCCTTAAATGCGCCGATTACGATTGAAGATCGTAATCACCGTCTCCTTGCCTATAGTACGCATACTGCTGACACGGACCCTGCTCGTGTCGCAACGATCATCGGTCGCCGGGTACCGGAATCGGTCATTGACCAACTCTGGAAAGACGAAGTCATCCAGAGTCTCGCTACTCAAGACGATCCGCTCATCATTTCTGCACGCACGGATGTTGGACTGAATGACCGCGTCGCCATTGCCATCAAACAAGATTCAGAAATTCTCGGCTACATTTGGTCGATTGCTCGCAGTACCCCGTTCACTCCATCAGAACTAGCAGATTTAAAGAAAGGAGCTCTGCTTGCTCAACGTCAATTACTAGCGATCGACATGCAGAAAAAACGGAAGGAAGAGCAGACGGAACAATTCTTCTTTGAGTTATTACATGAAGAACTATCCGAGTCGGAGATCCTGAAGATGTTTTCTAAGCTCCATGTCGCACCCCCTGGCATTAGTCGTTTGACGGTCATCCGTTTTTCTGAAGCAATCACACCACGACTTGCGGATCGTCTGCGCTATTTATTGACGATCCAACAGACAGTTCGTCCATTACTTTACGCATATGATGAAACAGATTTTATCTTGTGGATCAGCACAAACGACCGCGACGCAGAACAAGAGCGTCTACAGTTTGACGCCTTCATTCAGTCCTTCCGTCAATTGCTCGCGGAGCGGTTTGATTATACGGATTTCGTTGCGGCAAGTAGTGAAGTCTTCACGGGCGTCCAAGCGCTTCCGGAGCGTTACGAAGAGGCGGGTATCGTCTTACGTTTGAAAGATGCCTTTCCATTCGAACTGAAGAACGTGACGCGTTACGAACGTCTCGGCTTGTTTCAGCTCTTGCCAATTTTTTCAGAACGTTTGCGACGACGAACGGTTCGTCTCGAAGAAATCGAGCGATTGCGTGCTTACGATGTGAAACATGCCTCCTCTTTATGTGAGACGCTAGAATGGTTTCTTCATTATGATGGGAACGTCAAGCAAGTCGCTTCCCATCTCCATGTTCATCCGAATACGATCCTATATCGGATGCGACGGATCGAGGAGGAAGCTGGTATCCGGATGGAATCACTACCCGAACGTTCCTTACTTTATTTGTACCTAAAAGCAGACCGATATCCTTTGTGA
- the ald gene encoding alanine dehydrogenase translates to MIIGVLKEIKNNENRVALTPAGVAALHAQGHRVIIESMAGMGSGFTNEEYVKAGAEIIATAAEVWATAELALKVKEPIASEYQYFRPDLTLFTYLHLAAEPELTRALVDSNITAIAYETVEKNRTLPLLTPMSEVAGRMASQIGAQFLEKPHGGMGILLAGVPGVRRGKVTVIGGGVVGTNAAKLAVGLGADVTIIDVSPERLRQLDDIFGNSINTLISNPYTIAEAVAESDLVIGAVLIPGAKAPKLVTADMVKRMKPGAVIVDVAIDQGGIFETVDRISTHDDPTYEKFGVVHYAVANMPGAVPRTSTLALTNATLPYVLELANKGTHRALAENNALEKGLNVAQGFVTYEAVARDLGYTYKSVEDVLHLHA, encoded by the coding sequence ATGATCATTGGAGTATTAAAAGAAATTAAAAACAACGAAAACCGTGTTGCATTAACACCTGCCGGGGTAGCAGCGTTACATGCACAAGGACATCGTGTCATCATTGAATCGATGGCAGGCATGGGGAGTGGCTTCACGAACGAGGAGTACGTCAAAGCTGGTGCTGAAATCATCGCGACTGCTGCTGAAGTCTGGGCAACAGCCGAACTGGCTTTAAAAGTCAAAGAGCCAATCGCTTCAGAGTACCAATATTTCCGTCCGGACCTGACATTATTCACGTATCTCCATCTAGCTGCTGAGCCAGAACTGACACGTGCACTCGTTGATTCGAACATCACAGCAATCGCTTATGAGACAGTAGAGAAGAACCGTACACTTCCATTGTTAACACCAATGAGTGAAGTCGCCGGTCGTATGGCATCACAAATCGGTGCACAGTTCTTGGAAAAACCACACGGTGGTATGGGCATCCTGCTTGCAGGTGTCCCTGGGGTTCGTCGTGGAAAAGTAACAGTCATCGGTGGCGGTGTCGTCGGAACAAATGCTGCGAAACTCGCTGTCGGTCTTGGTGCAGATGTTACGATCATTGATGTTAGTCCAGAACGCCTTCGCCAGTTAGATGATATCTTTGGTAACTCGATCAATACATTGATCTCAAACCCGTACACGATTGCTGAAGCGGTCGCTGAAAGTGATCTCGTCATCGGTGCTGTCTTGATTCCAGGTGCAAAAGCACCGAAGCTCGTCACTGCCGACATGGTCAAACGGATGAAGCCAGGTGCTGTCATCGTTGACGTTGCCATCGACCAGGGTGGAATCTTTGAGACGGTTGACCGCATCTCGACGCATGATGATCCAACGTACGAAAAATTCGGTGTCGTTCATTACGCGGTCGCGAACATGCCGGGTGCCGTTCCACGTACGTCTACCCTGGCATTGACGAACGCAACGCTTCCGTATGTCCTTGAACTCGCGAATAAAGGCACACATCGTGCGCTTGCTGAAAACAATGCTCTTGAAAAAGGATTGAATGTCGCGCAAGGCTTCGTCACGTATGAAGCGGTCGCACGCGATCTCGGATACACGTACAAATCCGTTGAAGATGTACTTCACTTACACGCATAA